In one window of Desulfovibrio sp. UIB00 DNA:
- the radC gene encoding DNA repair protein RadC, with protein sequence MTAKPTSTPPTSLGHRERLRQRLELEPTAVADYEVLELLLGYGLTRKDTKPLAKELIQKFGSIRGALDARPDELLQVPGFGPGLLALWRVLGETRARYAAADLRQKEVLATPEAVARMAQARLGTSPHEECWLALVDRRNRLMAWERLRRGGIAEVSIYPRDVLEAALFRKASGIILVHNHPGGNPGPSQEDRLLTEELQRLAPRMGLRFLDHVIVTDGDCYSITQSQRI encoded by the coding sequence ATGACAGCAAAGCCAACATCCACCCCGCCCACAAGCCTCGGGCATCGTGAGCGGCTGCGGCAAAGACTGGAACTGGAACCCACGGCAGTGGCGGATTATGAAGTGCTGGAGCTGCTTCTGGGATATGGCCTGACGCGCAAGGACACAAAGCCCCTCGCCAAGGAACTGATACAGAAGTTTGGCAGCATTCGAGGTGCGCTGGACGCAAGGCCAGACGAACTCTTGCAGGTGCCCGGTTTCGGGCCGGGATTGCTCGCCTTATGGCGTGTTTTGGGCGAAACGCGGGCGCGCTACGCCGCAGCAGATCTGCGGCAAAAGGAAGTTCTGGCAACCCCGGAGGCCGTGGCCCGCATGGCGCAGGCCCGGCTTGGCACAAGCCCCCACGAGGAATGCTGGCTGGCGCTGGTAGACAGGCGCAACCGCCTCATGGCCTGGGAGCGCCTGCGCAGAGGCGGCATTGCAGAAGTTTCAATCTACCCAAGGGACGTTCTTGAAGCGGCCCTGTTCCGAAAGGCAAGCGGCATAATCTTGGTGCACAACCACCCCGGCGGCAATCCGGGGCCTTCGCAGGAAGACCGCCTGCTGACAGAAGAACTGCAAAGACTGGCGCCCCGTATGGGGCTGCGCTTTCTGGATCACGTCATCGTTACGGATGGAGACTGCTACAGCATAACGCAATCGCAACGCATTTGA